In a single window of the Mesotoga infera genome:
- a CDS encoding TetR/AcrR family transcriptional regulator — protein sequence MRAKLSSRERIIKAARKAFAERGHDGVSMSEIAQIAGVKKALIYYYFPSKEDLFYEVWQYSIDELEDHVFSETRDENVYVSKLKRILRSYIDFITNKNEIKKIMDQERANLSREDNESWKRVRDRYQLLKEKLSSAIDEAKIAQEISKDVDPDSAADLILNGFSITEDPNGLESIREIIWRGLVSNSGE from the coding sequence GTGCGAGCAAAATTGTCTTCTAGAGAGAGGATTATAAAAGCCGCCCGGAAGGCCTTTGCGGAAAGAGGTCACGACGGCGTAAGCATGTCTGAGATTGCCCAGATCGCTGGGGTGAAAAAGGCCTTGATATATTATTACTTCCCCAGCAAAGAGGATTTATTTTATGAAGTCTGGCAATATTCGATAGACGAACTTGAAGATCATGTCTTTTCGGAAACAAGAGATGAGAATGTTTATGTGTCGAAACTCAAGAGGATTCTCAGGTCGTACATTGATTTCATAACCAATAAGAACGAGATCAAGAAAATCATGGATCAAGAGAGGGCTAACCTTAGCAGGGAGGACAATGAGTCCTGGAAGAGGGTAAGAGACAGATACCAGCTTCTGAAGGAGAAGCTGTCCTCAGCCATAGATGAAGCAAAGATTGCTCAGGAGATTTCGAAAGACGTGGATCCCGACAGCGCAGCAGACCTCATATTGAATGGTTTCAGCATAACGGAAGACCCGAACGGGCTGGAAAGCATAAGAGAGATAATCTGGAGAGGCTTGGTGAGCAACTCCGGTGAATGA